The following nucleotide sequence is from Dehalococcoidales bacterium.
GCTACGATGAGCACAGCCAAGCCCGCCATAACGAGATACAGGAAGTAACGAAGGACCCGGGCAATCCTACCCGCCAATCTAGCTCTTCTCAATTCTCTATCAGTTAGCTTTTCCATTCCTCTCCCTCTTCAGAAACCGTTCCGCGTAGGCGATGCGGTAGAGAACAGTGAGGTTGGTCAGGGCAGCTATGGCGATCAGGCAGAAGTAACCCTGGCCGGCAACGGCCCCGACCGCAATCACGAGTAGCCTTATATCCCGGGAGGCCGCCGACTGAAGTCCGCTGTCGAACCGGTGCTGGTGGTTTGTGCCGATGCGCGCCCTACTGTAGCTGACACAGACCGTACCCGTGGCCGCCAGGAATCCGACAAGCCAGATTCCGGGATAGGCCTCGTTGGCCAGAGACCACAGGGTAAGTCCCAGGACCACTACGATATCGGCGTAGCGGTCGAGCACCGAGTCAAGGAAGCCGCCAAAGGTGGACGTCATCCCCTTGAGGCGGGCCAGACTGCCGTCGACGCCGTCAACGATAGAAGAGAGCTGCACCAGGAGGCCGGCAGCTATGTTCTGCCCGAGAAGGAAGCATGCCAGGGACAGGATGGAAATGCCAAAGGCAGCCACGCTGACCTGGTTGGGCGTCACCGGCGTCCTGGCCAGCAGCCGGGCACATGGCTCCGAAATCCTGCGATTGAGATGCCTGGAAACGTAGCCGTCATAGACTCCGGTTTTCATACTGGTCTCACTCTACCCCTGACCGTATCGAGGTCTTCCTTGGTGTCTACATCCATCCAGAAGCACCCGCCGACATCACAGGTTCGGAAACGGTGCCCCTGCCCCACGATGAACCGGACAGCGTCACTAATCTCAACGCCAAGGCCGTGGCGCCGAACAAGCCCGTCGAGGAAATGGAAGAAGCGGCCCGTCAGGAGAAACACCCCGGTGTCCAGGGCATCCCACCGGGCCAGGTCCTTACCAATGTTTTTGATACAGCCGTCACCATCCAGGGCGACCTTGGTTGCCTCGTCGATGTTGAGGTATTCTCCCGGGCTATGGTCAACGCAAAGGGTTTCTTCGGCAGGGCCGTTCTCCACCAGGCGCTTGACCAGCCCCTCTGCAATGACGTGGTCCGCCATGCAGAGGACTACCGGCTCTCCCTGCACCCACTGGCGGGCCTTATGGACCGAGACCGCGTTGCCTCCCCAATAGTCATCATTGGGGATGTAGCTCAACCTGACTCCGAACTGGCTGCCGTCACCGAGAACTTCCCAGATCCTGTCCCCCAGGTAGCCGACGACAACGGCTATTTCATCAATACCGGCCGCGGCCTGTGCCGCGAGGGGATAGCCTATCAGCGGCCTGCCGCCGACGTCCAGCAGGGCCTTAGGTACCCCTAGCGTCAGGACACCCAGCCGGTCGCCATCCCCAGCTGCCAGAATAATTCCTTTCATCACTCTCCCTTGGCGACTTTTGCCTTTCTCTTGGCCAGTTCCTTCTTGCAGGCAGCGCAGTTGTCAGGAGAGTCATCTTGCCCCTGCTCTAACGGCCCTCGGTAGAAGCCCCACTTACGGCAGAGCGACATCTGCTCAACAAAATAGTGAGCCTTCTTGCTCAGGCCCGGGAATCCCCAACCTTCTGTGACCTTAGACTCTGTCATATTTCACATCCACGGTACTTTAGTCCTGTTTACGCGCCGACGCATCGGCTAGCGCCTTCGCTTTCTTTCTCAACTCTGTTTCCACCTTGCGGTCGGCGTCGGCTGCT
It contains:
- a CDS encoding NTP transferase domain-containing protein, which translates into the protein MKGIILAAGDGDRLGVLTLGVPKALLDVGGRPLIGYPLAAQAAAGIDEIAVVVGYLGDRIWEVLGDGSQFGVRLSYIPNDDYWGGNAVSVHKARQWVQGEPVVLCMADHVIAEGLVKRLVENGPAEETLCVDHSPGEYLNIDEATKVALDGDGCIKNIGKDLARWDALDTGVFLLTGRFFHFLDGLVRRHGLGVEISDAVRFIVGQGHRFRTCDVGGCFWMDVDTKEDLDTVRGRVRPV
- a CDS encoding CDP-alcohol phosphatidyltransferase family protein encodes the protein MKTGVYDGYVSRHLNRRISEPCARLLARTPVTPNQVSVAAFGISILSLACFLLGQNIAAGLLVQLSSIVDGVDGSLARLKGMTSTFGGFLDSVLDRYADIVVVLGLTLWSLANEAYPGIWLVGFLAATGTVCVSYSRARIGTNHQHRFDSGLQSAASRDIRLLVIAVGAVAGQGYFCLIAIAALTNLTVLYRIAYAERFLKRERNGKAN